From a single Arachis hypogaea cultivar Tifrunner chromosome 3, arahy.Tifrunner.gnm2.J5K5, whole genome shotgun sequence genomic region:
- the LOC112791006 gene encoding magnesium transporter MRS2-3: MNIRGQGQGPPPVPAAAAGMMDGIGVPVAPNPVSRKKGTGVRAWLLLDSSGQKQVVEAGKHAIMRRTGLPARDLRILDPLLSYPSTVLGRERAIVINLEHIKAIITAHEVLLLNSRDPSVTPFVEELHSRILRHHQVQGAAAAAAASDDFKLSKVYDSEEGQSREGQDEDEDPDPVGEQVKAQSKQNGIQNGDGMKILPFEFVALEACLEAACSVLENEAKTLEQEAHPALDKLTSKISTLNLERVRQIKSRLVAITGRVQKVRDELEHLLDDDDDMAEMYLTDKLQQLHSSSASSINDDDVDNDHHNQLDVDDSIPPEISLEEGGAAASDDDNQHDDDRLLVGVSRDSRASTTYSTTTKHLDVEELEMLLEAYFVQIDGTLNKLSTLREYVDDTEDYINIMLDDKQNHLLQMGVMLTTATLVVSAFVVVAGIFGMNIHIELFDSNTTGNREFFWTVGGSAAGTIFLYVVAIAWCKYKRLLE, translated from the exons ATGAATATTCGGGGTCAGGGTCAGGGTCCGCCTCCAGTTCCGGCAGCGGCAGCAGGGATGATGGATGGGATTGGGGTTCCTGTTGCTCCAAATCCAGTAAGCAGGAAGAAGGGGACCGGGGTGAGGGCGTGGCTGCTTCTCGATTCCAGTGGTCAGAAGCAGGTTGTGGAGGCCGGCAAGCACGCCATCATGCGGCGCACGGGTCTCCCCGCCCGTGACCTCCGTATCCTCGACCCCCTCCTGTCCTACCCCTCGACCGTGCTAGGCCGTGAGAGGGCCATCGTGATCAACCTCGAGCACATCAAGGCCATCATCACCGCCCACGAGGTCCTCCTCCTCAACTCCCGCGACCCCTCCGTGACCCCTTTCGTGGAGGAGCTCCACTCAAGGATCCTCCGGCACCACCAAGTCCAGGGAGCTGCTGCGGCAGCTGCGGCTTCGGATGATTTCAAGCTGAGCAAAGTGTACGACTCGGAAGAAGGGCAATCAAGAGAGGGACAGGATGAAGATGAAGATCCCGATCCCGTTGGGGAGCAAGTGAAAGCCCAATCGAAGCAGAATGGTATCCAGAACGGCGATGGCATGAAGATCCTGCCGTTCGAGTTTGTGGCACTGGAGGCCTGCCTGGAGGCTGCGTGCAGTGTGTTAGAGAACGAGGCAAAAACCCTGGAACAGGAGGCCCACCCTGCCTTGGACAAGCTCACTTCCAAGATCAGTACTCTCAATTTGGAACGGGTTCGTCAAATTAAGAGCCGCCTTGTTGCCATCACTGGTCGCGTTCAGAAGGTAAGGGATGAGTTAGAACACTTGCTCGATGACGACGACGATATGGCTGAGATGTATCTCACCGACAAGTTACAACAGCTCCACAGTTCTTCTGCCTCCTCTataaatgatgatgatgttgacaATGACCACCATAATCAGCTTGATGTCGATGACAG CATTCCTCCTGAAATATCACTGGAAGAGGGTGGAGCTGCTGCAAGCGATGACGATAATCAACATGATGATGACAGGTTATTAGTGGGAGTTAGCAGGGACAGCCGTGCTAGCACTACCTACAGTACCACAACTAAGCATCTTGATGTGGAGGAGCTTGAGATGCTCCTGGAAGCATATTTTGTGCAAATCGATGGCACACTCAACAAGCTCTCTACT CTAAGGGAATACGTGGACGACACAGAGGACTACATCAACATAATGCTGGATGACAAACAGAATCATCTGCTCCAAATGGGAGTCATGTTGACCACAGCAACTCTGGTAGTGAGTGCCTTTGTCGTTGTCGCTGGTATTTTCGGCATGAACATTCATATTGAGCTATTTGATTCAAATACTACCGGGAATAGAGAGTTCTTTTGGACTGTTGGGGGCAGTGCTGCTGGAACCATTTTCTTGTATGTGGTTGCCATTGCCTGGTGCAAGTACAAACGCTTGCTCGAGTAG
- the LOC112779947 gene encoding protein BONZAI 1-like → MVQTFWDHLILCCKTEVIKNDLSPQWKPVFLNIQQVGGKDNPLILECYNFNTNGKHDLIGKVQKSLAELVKLHASGQGGTLFLPTGGGRNSHNKVLKSRVYLDKFSESVQYSFLDYLSAGFELNFMVAIDFTASNGNPRLPDSLLYIDPSGRPNTYQKAIVEVGEVLQFYDSDKRFPTWGFGARPIDGPVSHCFNLNGSSHYCEDGVVTDLQETKDALVKASDLPLSILIVGVGGADFKEMEILDADKGERLKSSFGRVASRDIVQFVPFRDV, encoded by the exons atggtccaaacgttctggGACCATCTAATTCTTTGCTGTAAAACAGAAGTTATAAAGAATGATCTCAGCCCACAGTGGAAGCCAGTGTTCTTAAACATTCAACAAGTAGGAGGCAAG GACAATCCTTTGATACTAGAGTGTTATAACTTCAATACCAATGGCAAACATGATTTGATAGG AAAAGTGCAAAAGTCTTTGGCAGAGTTGGTGAAGCTTCATGCTAGTGGTCAAGGAGGAACTTTATTTTTGCCTACTGGTGGTGGTCGTAATTCTCATAACAAG GTATTAAAGAGCCGGGTATATCTGGACAAATTTTCTGAAAGTGTCCAATATAGTTTCCTTGATTACTTGTCTGCGGGTTTTGAATTGAACTTCATGGTGGCCATTGATTTTACAG CTTCAAATGGGAATCCACGCCTTCCAGATTCTTTGCTTTATATTGATCCTTCAGGACGGCCAAATACATACCAGAAG GCAATTGTTGAGGTTGGAGAGGTGCTACAGTTTTATGATTCAGACAAACGATTTCCTACATGGGGATTTGGTGCCCGACCAATTGATGGTCCTGTTTCCCATTGTTTTAACCTCAATGGAAGCAGTCACTATTGTGAG GATGGAGTGGTGACAGATCTCCAAGAAACAAAAGATGCCCTTGTTAAAGCCTCTGACCTACCATTATCAATCCTTATCGTTGGAGTTGGAGGAGCTGATTTCAAAGAAATGGAG ATTTTAGATGCTGACAAGGGGGAGAGACTCAAAAGTTCATTCGGACGTGTTGCTTCACGTGATATAGTCCAGTTTGTTCCATTTCGAGATGTTTAA